One segment of Haemophilus influenzae DNA contains the following:
- the miaA gene encoding tRNA (adenosine(37)-N6)-dimethylallyltransferase MiaA codes for MKPTAIFLMGPTASGKTDLAIQLRSQLPVEVISVDSALIYKGMDIGTAKPSKEELALAPHRLIDILDPSESYSAMNFRDDALREMADITAQGKIPLLVGGTMLYYKALIEGLSPLPSADENIRADLEQKAAQQGWAALHTELAKIDPISAARINPSDSQRINRALEVFYITGKSLTELTEEKGEALPYDFVQFAIAPQDRHVLHERIEQRFHKMIELGFQEEVEKLYTRGDLNINLPSIRCVGYRQMWEYLQGDYDHEEMIFRGICATRQLAKRQLTWLRGWKTPIQWLDSLQPQQAKETVLRHLDSYQKG; via the coding sequence ATGAAACCAACCGCAATTTTTTTAATGGGCCCTACGGCCTCAGGCAAAACGGATTTAGCTATTCAACTACGAAGCCAACTTCCAGTCGAAGTGATTAGTGTGGATTCGGCTCTTATTTATAAGGGAATGGATATTGGCACAGCGAAACCATCAAAAGAAGAACTTGCCCTTGCACCTCACCGTTTGATTGATATTTTAGATCCATCAGAAAGCTATTCCGCGATGAATTTCCGCGATGATGCGCTACGCGAAATGGCGGATATTACCGCACAAGGCAAAATCCCGTTACTAGTGGGTGGTACGATGTTGTATTACAAAGCCTTAATCGAAGGGCTTTCGCCCTTGCCTTCTGCTGATGAAAATATTCGTGCCGATCTTGAACAAAAAGCAGCTCAACAAGGTTGGGCAGCATTGCATACAGAACTCGCCAAAATCGATCCCATTTCTGCCGCCCGAATTAATCCGAGTGATTCTCAACGAATCAATCGTGCTTTAGAGGTTTTTTATATCACGGGAAAATCACTCACAGAGCTGACTGAAGAAAAAGGCGAAGCCTTGCCTTATGATTTTGTGCAATTTGCAATTGCGCCGCAAGATCGCCATGTTTTGCATGAACGCATTGAACAACGCTTTCATAAAATGATTGAACTGGGCTTTCAAGAAGAGGTAGAAAAACTTTATACGCGTGGCGATTTAAATATTAATCTGCCGTCAATTCGCTGTGTAGGGTATCGTCAAATGTGGGAATATTTACAAGGCGATTACGATCACGAAGAAATGATTTTCCGTGGTATCTGTGCAACGCGCCAACTTGCAAAACGCCAGCTCACTTGGCTACGCGGTTGGAAAACACCAATACAATGGCTGGATAGTTTGCAACCTCAACAAGCGAAAGAAACCGTATTACGTCACTTAGATTCCTATCAAAAAGGTTAG
- a CDS encoding N-acetylmuramoyl-L-alanine amidase, translated as MKTKILFFLFFSTFSFSILAAPITIAIDPGHGGKDPGAISRNLGIYEKNVTLSIAKELKVLLDKDPHFRGVLTRKSDYYISVPERSEIARKFKANYLISIHADSSESPDRRGASVWVLSNRRANDEMGQWLEDDEKRSELLGGAGKVLSHNNDKYLDQTVLDLQFGHSQRTGYVLGEHILHHFAKVTTLSRSTPQHASLGVLRSPDIPSVLVETGFLSNSEEEKKLHSQTYRRRIAYMIYEGLVAFHSGKTNTLVKDNLVQNIKQNDIKKSGKNNRTSEQNINEDNIKDSGIRHIVKKGESLGSLSNKYHVKVSDIIKLNQLKRKTLWLNESIKIPDNVEIKNKSLTIKENDFHKKQNSSVNNTNKDLKKEKNTQTNNQKNIIPLYHKVTKNQTLYAISREYNIPVNILLSLNPHLKNGKVITGQKIKLREK; from the coding sequence ATGAAAACTAAAATCTTATTTTTTCTTTTTTTCTCTACATTTAGCTTCTCTATTTTGGCAGCACCTATTACGATTGCGATTGACCCAGGTCACGGAGGAAAAGATCCTGGTGCAATCAGCCGAAATTTAGGTATTTATGAAAAAAATGTTACCCTTTCAATTGCAAAAGAATTAAAAGTCTTATTAGATAAAGATCCACATTTTCGTGGAGTATTAACGCGTAAAAGTGATTATTATATTTCCGTGCCTGAACGTTCAGAAATCGCACGTAAATTTAAAGCGAATTATCTTATTTCTATCCATGCTGATTCATCTGAATCGCCTGATCGTCGTGGGGCTTCTGTTTGGGTATTGTCAAACCGTCGAGCCAATGATGAAATGGGTCAATGGCTAGAAGACGATGAAAAACGCTCGGAATTACTTGGTGGAGCGGGAAAGGTGCTTTCACACAATAATGACAAATATCTTGACCAGACTGTACTTGATCTGCAATTCGGACATAGCCAACGTACAGGCTATGTGTTAGGCGAACATATTTTGCACCATTTTGCTAAAGTAACAACATTAAGTCGCAGTACGCCACAACATGCAAGTCTGGGTGTTCTACGTTCGCCAGATATTCCTTCTGTGTTGGTAGAAACGGGATTTCTTTCCAATTCAGAAGAAGAAAAAAAACTTCATTCCCAAACTTATCGTCGCCGCATTGCTTATATGATTTATGAAGGCTTAGTTGCATTCCATAGCGGTAAAACCAACACTTTAGTTAAAGATAATTTAGTGCAAAACATCAAACAAAACGATATAAAAAAATCAGGGAAAAATAACCGCACTTCAGAACAAAATATAAATGAAGATAATATTAAAGACAGTGGTATTCGCCATATTGTAAAAAAAGGAGAAAGTTTAGGTAGCTTATCAAATAAATATCACGTAAAAGTCTCTGATATTATTAAATTAAATCAATTAAAGAGAAAAACACTTTGGCTAAATGAAAGTATTAAAATCCCTGATAATGTCGAGATAAAAAATAAATCATTAACAATTAAAGAAAATGATTTTCATAAAAAACAAAATAGCTCAGTAAATAATACCAATAAAGATTTAAAAAAAGAGAAAAATACACAAACTAATAATCAAAAAAATATAATTCCGCTCTATCATAAAGTAACAAAAAACCAAACACTTTATGCTATTTCGAGGGAATATAACATTCCAGTAAATATACTATTGAGCCTAAATCCACATTTAAAAAATGGCAAAGTTATTACAGGACAAAAAATAAAATTAAGAGAAAAATAA
- the pcnB gene encoding polynucleotide adenylyltransferase PcnB, with translation MFGKKTKKSKEVAKTSAYSKRVGRPNSPMPKVQTKKSEQTCRYDKNVIKAAQFDISPRDFSRNALTVVEKLQRQGFEAYIVGGCIRDLLLGKKPKDFDVATNARPEQIQNIFQRQCRLVGRRFRLAHIMFGRDIIEVATFRANHSDARNENQAKQSNEGMLLRDNVYGTIEQDAERRDFTVNALYYNPQDNTLRDYFDGIKDLKAGKLRLIGDPVTRYQEDPVRMLRSIRFMAKLDMFLEKPSEQPISELAPLLKNIPPARLFDESLKLLQAGQGVKTYRLLRQYGLFEQLFPALSPYFTEKEDSFAERMIVTALTSTDERVADKLRINPAFLFAAFFWYPLREKVEILKNEGGLNNHDAYALAGNEVLDLFCRALAAPRRHTAVIRDIWFLQLQLLKRTGSAPMRTMEHPKFRAGFDLLAMRAEIEGGETIELAKWWHEYQFSNGEQREQLIQEQQRLHPKPKKKYYRPRRRKTMRSAE, from the coding sequence TTGTTTGGCAAGAAGACAAAAAAATCAAAAGAAGTTGCCAAAACAAGTGCTTATTCTAAACGAGTTGGGCGTCCCAATAGCCCAATGCCAAAAGTGCAGACAAAAAAATCAGAACAAACGTGCCGCTACGATAAAAATGTGATTAAAGCGGCTCAATTTGATATTTCCCCGCGAGATTTTAGCCGTAATGCACTCACTGTTGTGGAAAAACTGCAACGTCAAGGTTTCGAGGCTTATATCGTCGGTGGATGTATCCGCGATTTATTACTTGGTAAAAAACCAAAAGATTTTGATGTGGCAACAAACGCACGTCCTGAACAAATCCAAAACATTTTTCAACGCCAATGCCGTTTAGTGGGTCGCCGTTTCCGCTTAGCACATATTATGTTTGGTCGAGATATTATTGAAGTTGCCACTTTCCGTGCTAATCACAGTGATGCTCGCAATGAAAATCAAGCGAAGCAGAGCAATGAAGGCATGTTACTGCGCGATAATGTTTACGGTACGATCGAACAAGATGCAGAACGCCGAGACTTTACGGTCAATGCGCTGTATTACAATCCGCAAGACAATACTTTACGCGATTATTTTGATGGTATTAAGGATCTCAAAGCGGGCAAGCTACGCTTAATTGGCGATCCTGTTACACGTTATCAAGAAGATCCTGTGCGGATGCTGCGCTCTATTCGCTTTATGGCAAAACTTGATATGTTCCTTGAAAAACCAAGCGAACAACCAATTAGTGAACTTGCGCCTTTATTAAAAAATATTCCGCCAGCTCGCTTATTTGATGAAAGTTTAAAATTATTACAAGCAGGACAAGGGGTAAAAACCTATCGTTTATTACGTCAATATGGTTTATTTGAACAACTTTTCCCTGCATTAAGTCCATATTTTACAGAGAAAGAAGATAGTTTTGCAGAACGTATGATCGTTACCGCCCTTACTTCGACAGATGAACGTGTTGCGGATAAACTTCGTATTAATCCTGCATTCTTATTTGCGGCATTTTTCTGGTATCCATTACGCGAAAAAGTGGAAATTTTGAAAAATGAAGGTGGTTTAAATAATCATGATGCTTATGCTTTGGCGGGCAATGAAGTTTTAGATTTATTCTGCCGTGCTTTGGCTGCACCACGTCGTCACACTGCGGTCATTCGTGATATTTGGTTCTTACAGCTGCAATTATTAAAACGTACTGGCTCAGCACCAATGCGTACCATGGAACATCCAAAATTCCGTGCTGGCTTTGATTTACTGGCTATGCGTGCAGAAATTGAAGGTGGCGAAACCATTGAATTAGCCAAATGGTGGCACGAATATCAATTTAGTAATGGCGAACAGCGTGAACAGTTAATACAGGAGCAACAACGTTTGCATCCCAAACCAAAGAAAAAATACTATCGTCCACGCCGTCGTAAAACAATGCGTTCAGCAGAGTAA
- the dksA gene encoding RNA polymerase-binding protein DksA, whose amino-acid sequence MSRASLNLLDLAGVKPYQMKKDEEYMNEEQILHFRKILNAWHEQIVEEASRTVAHMQDEVTNFPDPADRATQEEEFSLELRNRDRERKLMKKIEATLKKLDTDDFGYCDCCGEEIGIRRLEARPTADLCIDCKTLAEIREKQVAG is encoded by the coding sequence ATGTCAAGAGCATCATTGAACTTGCTAGATTTAGCAGGCGTTAAGCCTTATCAAATGAAAAAAGATGAAGAATATATGAATGAAGAGCAAATTCTTCATTTCAGAAAAATTCTTAATGCTTGGCACGAGCAAATCGTGGAAGAAGCTTCTCGCACCGTTGCACATATGCAGGATGAAGTAACCAATTTCCCCGATCCCGCAGACCGAGCAACTCAGGAAGAGGAATTTAGTCTAGAATTGCGTAATCGTGATCGCGAACGCAAACTAATGAAAAAAATCGAAGCAACCTTGAAAAAACTTGATACCGATGATTTCGGTTACTGCGATTGTTGCGGCGAGGAAATCGGTATCCGCCGTTTAGAAGCACGCCCAACAGCAGATCTTTGCATTGATTGCAAAACTTTAGCTGAAATCCGTGAAAAACAAGTCGCTGGTTAA
- the folK gene encoding 2-amino-4-hydroxy-6-hydroxymethyldihydropteridine diphosphokinase — protein sequence MITVYIALGSNLNTPVEQLHSALRAISQLPNTHLVTTSSFYKSKPLGPQDQPDYVNAVAKIKTELSPLALLDELQRIENEQGRVRLRRWGERTLDLDILLYGNEIIQNERLTVPHYDMHNREFVIVPLFEIASDLVLPNSQIITELVKQFADHKMIKLNP from the coding sequence ATGATTACTGTATATATTGCGTTAGGCAGCAATTTAAATACGCCAGTAGAACAATTACATTCTGCGCTTAGAGCGATAAGTCAGTTACCAAACACGCATTTGGTAACAACGAGCTCTTTTTATAAAAGCAAACCACTCGGCCCACAAGATCAACCCGATTATGTGAACGCTGTTGCAAAAATTAAAACCGAGCTTAGCCCACTTGCACTATTAGATGAATTACAGCGTATTGAAAACGAGCAAGGTCGAGTGCGTTTACGTCGCTGGGGCGAACGCACATTAGATTTAGATATTTTACTTTACGGCAATGAAATTATTCAAAACGAACGCTTAACAGTTCCACATTACGATATGCATAACCGTGAGTTTGTCATTGTGCCGTTGTTTGAAATCGCATCGGATTTAGTTTTACCAAATAGTCAAATCATAACAGAGCTGGTCAAGCAATTTGCTGACCACAAAATGATAAAATTAAATCCCTAG
- the mutL gene encoding DNA mismatch repair endonuclease MutL, translating into MPIKILSPQLANQIAAGEVVERPASVVKELVENSLDAGANKIQIDIENGGANLIRIRDNGCGIPKEELSLALARHATSKIADLDDLEAILSLGFRGEALASISSVSRLTLTSRTEEQTEAWQVYAQGRDMETTIKPASHPVGTTVEVANLFFNTPARRKFLRTDKTEFAHIDEVIRRIALTKFNTAFTLTHNGKVIRQYRPAFDLNQQLKRVAAICGDDFVKNALRIDWKHDDLHLSGWVATPNFSRTQNDLSYCYINGRMVRDKVISHAIRQAYAQYLPTDAYPAFVLFIDLNPHDVDVNVHPTKHEVRFHQQRLIHDFIYEGISHALNNQEQINWHTDQSAVENHEENTVREPQPNYSIRPNRAAAGQNSFAPQYHEKSQQNQPHFSNTPVFPNHVSTGYRDYRSDAPSKTEQRLYAELLRTLPPTAQKDISDTAQQNISDTAKIISTEIIECSSHLRALSLIENRALLLQQNQDFFLLSLEKLQRLQWQLALKQIQIEQQPLLIPIVFRLTEAQFQAWQQYSDNFKKIGFEFIENQAQLRLTLNKVPSALRTQNLQKCVMAMLTRDENSSSFLTALCAQLECKTFNALADALNLLSETERLLTQTNRTTFTQLLKPINWQPLLDEI; encoded by the coding sequence ATGCCTATTAAAATTCTTTCCCCACAACTTGCTAACCAAATTGCTGCTGGAGAAGTGGTAGAACGCCCTGCATCAGTGGTAAAAGAATTAGTGGAAAATAGCCTTGATGCAGGTGCAAATAAAATCCAAATTGATATCGAAAATGGTGGGGCAAATTTAATCCGCATTCGTGACAATGGCTGTGGTATTCCAAAAGAAGAATTAAGCCTCGCTTTGGCACGACATGCCACGAGTAAAATAGCCGATCTTGATGATCTCGAAGCGATTTTAAGTTTAGGTTTTCGTGGCGAGGCATTAGCTAGTATCAGTTCCGTATCACGCCTAACCCTTACTTCTCGTACCGAAGAACAAACTGAAGCGTGGCAAGTTTATGCGCAAGGTCGTGATATGGAAACCACAATCAAACCCGCATCACATCCTGTCGGCACAACAGTTGAAGTCGCCAATCTTTTTTTCAATACGCCAGCCCGCCGAAAATTTTTGCGCACAGATAAAACAGAATTTGCTCATATTGATGAAGTCATTCGTCGTATTGCTTTAACGAAATTCAATACGGCATTTACATTAACGCATAATGGGAAAGTTATCCGTCAATATCGCCCTGCCTTCGATCTCAATCAGCAACTAAAACGTGTCGCCGCTATTTGTGGGGATGATTTTGTCAAAAATGCCTTACGAATTGATTGGAAACACGATGATTTACACTTATCTGGCTGGGTGGCGACACCAAATTTTAGCCGAACTCAAAATGATTTAAGTTATTGCTATATTAATGGCCGAATGGTGAGAGATAAAGTGATCAGCCATGCTATTCGACAAGCCTATGCACAATATTTACCAACCGATGCTTATCCTGCGTTTGTGTTGTTTATTGATTTAAACCCGCACGATGTAGATGTCAATGTTCATCCAACCAAACATGAAGTACGCTTTCATCAACAACGCCTCATTCATGATTTTATTTACGAAGGCATAAGTCATGCACTAAACAATCAAGAACAGATTAATTGGCATACAGACCAAAGTGCGGTAGAAAATCACGAAGAAAATACAGTGCGTGAGCCACAACCGAATTACAGTATTCGTCCTAATCGTGCAGCTGCGGGGCAAAATAGCTTTGCGCCACAATATCATGAAAAATCACAGCAAAATCAACCGCACTTTTCTAACACACCAGTGTTTCCAAATCATGTAAGTACTGGTTATCGAGATTACCGTTCTGATGCACCGAGTAAAACTGAGCAACGTTTATATGCTGAATTGTTACGCACGTTACCGCCTACAGCGCAAAAGGATATATCGGATACAGCACAACAAAATATTTCAGATACAGCTAAAATCATCTCAACTGAAATAATTGAGTGTTCATCACATCTACGAGCCCTTTCACTTATTGAAAATCGTGCGTTGTTATTACAACAGAACCAAGATTTCTTTTTGCTTTCATTGGAAAAATTACAACGCTTGCAATGGCAACTAGCGTTAAAACAAATACAGATTGAACAACAACCATTGTTGATTCCAATCGTATTTCGTTTAACAGAGGCACAATTTCAAGCATGGCAACAATATTCAGATAACTTCAAAAAAATTGGCTTTGAATTTATCGAAAATCAAGCACAATTACGCTTAACCTTAAATAAAGTGCCAAGTGCATTACGCACACAAAATCTACAAAAATGCGTGATGGCAATGCTGACTAGAGATGAAAATTCATCATCATTTTTAACCGCACTTTGCGCACAATTAGAATGCAAAACCTTTAACGCTTTAGCGGATGCACTCAATTTATTGAGCGAGACGGAACGTTTACTGACGCAAACAAATCGCACGACATTCACCCAATTACTCAAACCTATTAATTGGCAGCCTTTATTAGACGAAATTTAG
- the tsaE gene encoding tRNA (adenosine(37)-N6)-threonylcarbamoyltransferase complex ATPase subunit type 1 TsaE — translation MESLTQYIPDEFSMLRFGKKFAEILLKLHTEKAIMVYLNGDLGAGKTTLTRGMLQGIGHQGNVKSPTYTLVEEYNIAGKMIYHFDLYRLADPEELEFMGIRDYFNTDSICLIEWSEKGQGILPEADILINIDYYDDARNIELIAQTNLGKNIISAFSN, via the coding sequence ATGGAAAGCTTAACTCAATATATCCCTGATGAATTTTCTATGCTTCGCTTCGGCAAAAAATTCGCCGAAATTCTTTTAAAATTGCATACAGAAAAAGCAATTATGGTTTATCTTAACGGTGATCTTGGGGCAGGAAAAACAACGCTGACGCGCGGAATGCTGCAAGGTATAGGTCATCAAGGTAATGTAAAAAGCCCAACTTATACGCTGGTTGAAGAATATAATATTGCAGGCAAAATGATTTATCATTTTGATTTATATCGGTTAGCAGATCCTGAAGAACTCGAATTTATGGGTATTAGAGATTATTTTAATACTGATAGCATTTGCTTAATTGAATGGTCTGAAAAAGGTCAAGGCATATTGCCAGAAGCGGATATTTTAATAAATATTGATTATTACGATGATGCACGAAATATTGAATTAATCGCACAAACAAATTTGGGTAAAAATATTATAAGCGCATTTTCTAATTAA